The window TATTCTACAATAACCCAAGAACCGCAAAGGAAAATGAAGTCGTTTACGATGTGGGAATTCCAATCAACCCAGAATTAGACCCTGATGAAACTGAGGAAATAAGAATCGTAAACATCATTGAACACAAAGTATTGTCCGGAATCCATAACGGAAGCTTGGACAATATTCAGGAAACCTATAACATTATGGCAGAATATTCCATTGAAAACAAATATGATATTATCGGATCTCCAAAGGAAGTTTACATAAAAAACAAATACGAAGTTGAAAATGAAGATGATATGGTAACTGAAATACAATTGCCAGTCATTAAAATGGGATAATTACCCATTTGCACTATATTATAATAATTCTTTATAAAATAAGTCTTTATAAATAATTCTTTATCTGCTAGAAAGAGGTTGGAATTATGGCTAGAGGGAAAAACAAGAAATTAACTAAAAAAGAAGAGAAAGAACTAAATGAAAAGGTAGATAAGATAATAGAAAAAAACTTTGCAGACTTTTCATCTCAAGATGAGCTTGAAAACTTTATCCAAGATGCCTTTAATGAAAAAACTTCCAAATACA of the Methanobrevibacter sp. genome contains:
- a CDS encoding GyrI-like domain-containing protein; translated protein: MEIKEKTIEDQKVAIMNYKGSLNDMEVLISKLTGWVEVEEIETVGELFAIFYNNPRTAKENEVVYDVGIPINPELDPDETEEIRIVNIIEHKVLSGIHNGSLDNIQETYNIMAEYSIENKYDIIGSPKEVYIKNKYEVENEDDMVTEIQLPVIKMG